One Triticum dicoccoides isolate Atlit2015 ecotype Zavitan chromosome 4B, WEW_v2.0, whole genome shotgun sequence genomic window carries:
- the LOC119292332 gene encoding protein LURP-one-related 8-like — protein MNKTKVHPNVAAASPAVPAAAGEKGEAVSLTVWRRSLLFNGKGFTVFDTNGNLVFRVETYARGGSPREVVLMDAEGVALLTVRRKKLSLAEEWLVYDGDGDEPAPRRFTARRNRSLLRTKSLARLSPPRSLDGTGDVPGCRYDVEGSYAGRSLDMFACTSSASGGNQRRRVASVRRKEAAVGLDVFRLVVEPDLEPALAMAVVILLDQMNAS, from the exons ATGAACAAGACCAAGGTGCACCCCAACGTCGCAGCTGCTTCTCCGGCGGTACCAGCGGCGGCGGGGGAGAAGGGAGAGGCGGTGTCGCTCACCGTGTGGCGGCGGTCGCTGCTGTTCAACGGCAAGGGGTTCACGGTGTTCGACACCAACGGCAACCTCGTCTTCCGCGTCGAGACCTACGCCCGCGGCGGCTCGCCCCGCGAGGTCGTCCTCATGGACGCCGAGGGCGTCGCCCTCCTCACCGTCCGCCGCAAG AAGCTGAGTCTGGCGGAGGAGTGGCTCGtctacgacggcgacggcgacgagccgGCGCCAAGGCGGTTCACGGCGCGGCGGAACAGGAGCCTGCTCCGGACCAAGTCCCTCGCTCGCCTGTCGCCGCCGCGATCGTTGGACGGCACTGGGGATGTGCCTGGCTGCCGGTACGATGTGGAGGGCTCGTACGCCGGCCGCAGCCTCGACATGTTCGCCTGCACTTCCTCCGCCTCCGGCGGCAATCAGCGGCGGCGCGTGGCCTCGGTGCGCCGGAAGGAAGCCGCCGTCGGCCTGGACGTGTTCAGGCTGGTGGTGGAGCCAGACTTGGAGCCGGCGCTGGCCATGGCCGTGGTCATTCTCCTCGATCAGATGAACGCGTCCTGA